The following proteins come from a genomic window of Bartonella apihabitans:
- the nuoE gene encoding NADH-quinone oxidoreductase subunit NuoE — MSVRRLANEAIQPSSFSFNKENLKWAEKTIAKYPEGRQRSAVIPLLMRAQEQEGWVTRAAIEYVADMLSMAYIRVLEIATFYTQFQLKPVGTKAHVQVCGTTPCMLRGAGDLIKVCKKKINEAPFVTNKDGTLSWEEVECLGACANAPMVMIFKDTYEDLTPERLEEIIDAFEAGKGDTVPVGPQNGRKTSEPITGLTALLDGDQKTTKKKSSAKKADE; from the coding sequence GAATTTAAAATGGGCAGAAAAGACTATTGCTAAATATCCGGAAGGGCGGCAAAGATCTGCCGTCATTCCATTGCTCATGCGCGCTCAGGAGCAGGAGGGGTGGGTTACCCGTGCAGCAATAGAATATGTCGCAGACATGCTTTCGATGGCCTATATCAGGGTGTTGGAAATTGCGACGTTCTATACCCAGTTCCAATTGAAGCCGGTCGGGACAAAAGCCCATGTTCAAGTGTGTGGAACTACTCCTTGTATGTTGAGGGGGGCGGGGGACCTAATTAAAGTTTGCAAAAAGAAAATAAACGAAGCGCCGTTTGTAACCAATAAGGATGGAACTCTTTCTTGGGAAGAAGTTGAATGCTTGGGTGCATGTGCAAACGCACCGATGGTTATGATCTTCAAAGATACTTACGAGGATCTTACACCGGAACGTTTGGAAGAAATTATTGACGCATTCGAAGCAGGTAAGGGTGATACTGTTCCGGTGGGGCCACAAAATGGGCGTAAAACGTCGGAACCGATTACCGGTCTTACGGCATTGCTGGACGGAGACCAAAAAACAACCAAGAAGAAGTCTTCCGCCAAGAAGGCAGATGAATGA